In a single window of the Rhizoctonia solani chromosome 16, complete sequence genome:
- a CDS encoding adaptor protein complex AP-1 protein, giving the protein MATGGQDAKFFARGKIQEFRNELKEAEAKDKKFVKRKVILKKIVANITMGNDMSALFPDVVQCMSIQVLEIKKMVYLYLVSYGKGKPDQINFAVQHFLQDCADRNPLIRALAIRTMSYIPLPIVTTNLIDPLRHCLKDQDPYVRKTAAICVAKLYAHDPKLVDKHNFLAMLRDLLKDANPTVVANAVAALTEISERSDDISLKLSIEVANKLIAALNECSEWGQIYILDCLLSFVPQTTTDAEVLAEKISMRLQHANSAVVLTTIKILLYLMNYMDNRDAINHLCKKMGPPLVTLLSAGPEVQYVALRNILLIIQRRPAVLKNDVKVFFCKYNDPIYVKLAKLEIMYRLAREENAKAVLLELQEYASEVDIDFVRKAVRTMGRLAIKVAPAADQCIDSLLSLLETKVTYVVQEAVVVIKDIFRRYPSKYEGIIPTLCENIDALDEPDARAAMVWIIGQYAERIDNVEDLIEDLTLNFLSESAEVQLALLTAVVKFFIKKPEKGKELVPKVLKWATEEVDNPDLRDRGYMYWRLLSTDATAAKEVVLAEKPPISTDTDRMERGALDQLLLHAGTLGSIYHKNPEASTFIRTSKGKWLTDSPALNQASRAALVHRPEDMPLLPALPKTTIMRDRPPEPGEEVPGLQNRYTEENNSRADASSLLIGAGDDDELDNGNDDDADDDERLPVGGIGGGNRSVTDLNDPYAGLGGAFASDGAGSSSRGGRQQEDLLL; this is encoded by the exons ATGGCGACTGGAGGGCAAGATGCCAAGTTCTTTGCTCGTGGAAAGATCCAGGAGTTCCGCAATGAGCTCAAGGAGGCCGAGGCAAAGGATAAGAAATTCGTCAAACGAAAGGTCATTCTCAAGAAGATAGTAGCCAATATTACTATGGGCAATGACA TGTCGGCCTTGTTCCCGGATGTGGTGCAGTGTATGAGCATTCAGGTCTTGGAAATCAAAAAGA TGGTGTATCTTTACCTTGTTAGCTACGGAAAAGGGAAGCCGGACCAGATCAACTTTGCCGTTCAACATTTCCTCCAG GACTGCGCCGACCGAAATCCTCTCATTCGAGCTCTTGCTATCCGAACAATGTCCTATATTCCACTTCCCATCGTTACCACCAACCTGATTGACCCCCTACGACACTGTTTAAAAGACCAAGATCCTTATGTCCGGAAAACCGCCGCGATCTGCGTAGCTAAACTCTACGCACATGATCCTAAGCTCGTGGATAAGCATAACTTCCTGGCCATGCTCCGAGACCTGCTCAAGGACGCGAACCCGACTGTTGTGGCCAACGCAGTAGCCGCTCTGACTGAAATCAGCGAGAGGAGCGACGACATCTCATTAAAGCTCAGCATTGAGGTTGCAAACAAGCTGATAGCCGCTCTGAACGAGTGTTCTGA ATGGGGGCAGATATATATTCTCGATTGTTTGCTTTCCTTTGTCCCTCAGACTACAACTGATGCAGAGGTGCTTGCTGAAAAGATATCCATGCGACTTCAGCATGCAAACTCTGCGGTCGTTTTAACAACTATCAAAATATTGCTCTATTTAATGAATTACATGGACAACCGGGATGCAATCAACCATCTATGCAAGAAGATGGGACCACCATTAG TCACATTACTATCCGCTGGGCCAGAAGTTCAATACGTCGCCCTTAGAAACATCTTGTTGATAATTCAGCGGAGGCCTGCTGTACTGAAGAACGATGTCAAAGTATTCTTCTGCAAATACAACGACCCTATCTATGTCAAGCTAGCCAAGTTGGAGATTATGTACCGTCTTGCCAGGGAGGAGAATGCCAAGGCTGTTTTGCTCGAACTCCAAGA ATACGCCTCAGAAGTTGACATTGATTTTGTACGCAAAGCGGTACGCACCATGGGGAGACTGGCTATCAAGGTGGCTCCTGCAGCGGACCAGTGTATAGACTCGCTGTTATCCCTCCTAGAAACCAAAGTCACCTACGTTGTTCAGGAAGCCGTTGTTGTGATAAAGGATATTTTCCGCCGATATCCTAGCAAGTACGAGGGTATTATTCCAACACTATGCGAAAACATCGACGCGTTGGACGAGCCAGATGCACGTGCAGCGATGGTTTGGATTATTGGACAGTATGCGGAAAGGATTGACAATGTTGAAGACCTCATAGAGGATCTTACGCTCAACTTTTTATCCGAGTCTGCCGAA GTTCAATTGGCCTTGCTCACAGCGGTCGtcaagttcttcatcaaGAAACCTGAAAAGGGCAAAGAACTAGTTCCCAAAGTCTTGAAATGGGCAACGGAGGAAGTCGACAACCCGGATCTCCGAGACCGAGGGTACATGTATTGGCGACTACTGTCTACGGACGCAACTGCGGCCAAGGAGGTCGTATTGGCCGAGAAACCGCCGATTTCTACAGATACGGATCGAATGGAGCGAGGTGCTTTGGATCAATTACTTCTGCATGCTGGAACTCTTGGTTCCATCTACCACAAGAATCCAGAGGCAAGT ACCTTTATCCGGACGTCCAAAGGCAAGTGGCTCACGGATAGTCCTGCCCTCAACCAAGCCTCCCGTGCCGCTTTGGTGCACCGGCCGGAAGATATGCCACTGCTGCCGGCATTGCCCAAGACCACTATTATGCGTGATCGTCCTCCAGAACCTGGTGAAGAAGTTCCAGGCCTCCAAAACCGATACACCGAAGAAAATAACTCCAGGGCGGATGCAAGCTCGCTGCTCATTGGTGCAGGTGACGACGACGAACTTGATAACGGCAACGATGACGACGCCGATGATGATGAGCGTCTGCCGGTTGGGGGAATAGGAGGAGGAAACCGTTCTGTCACAGATCTCAACGACCCCTACGCCGGTCTTGGGGGTGCGTTCGCCTCAGATGGTGCAGGGTCTAGTTCTCGAGGAGGGAGACAGCAAGAAGATCTATTGCTGTGA
- a CDS encoding OTU-like cysteine protease, whose product MVEIPPDGHCLYTAVADQLALLGLIPSSAVHPSTTRNAAADYMLAHPDSFIPFLPSIEGEDGAGAESAGLLSPNSFTYCARIRDTGTWGGEPEITALANAYKVPIHVVQSGPQRVVVHGPQDGQVVKPDAAVKISYHRRMYGLGEHYNSLRPKTIVDRIPGMEQVRAALKA is encoded by the exons ATGGTCGAG ATTCCACCCGATGGCCATTGTCTCTATACGGCGGTAGCAGATCAACTCGCTCTCCTTGGCCTCATACCATCTTCGGCCGTACATCCATCAACTACACGCAACGCCGCAGCAGACTACATGCTCGCTCATCCTGACTCCTTCATCCCCTTCCTGCCATCCATTGAGGGCGAAGATGGTGCTGGAGCCGAGTCAGCCGGGCTTCTTTCGCCCAACAGTTTCACATATTGCGCTCGAATTCGTGACACTGGTACATGGGGTGGTGAGCCTGAGATTACGGCTTTAGCCAACGCATACAAGGTCCCCATCCATGTTGTACAATCTGGTCCTCAAAGAGTAGTGGTTCATGGGCCTCAGGATGGCCAAGTGGTCAAGCCAGATGCAGCAGTCAAGATAAGCTATCATAGACGCATGTACGGTTTAGGAGAG CATTACAACTCATTGCGACCTAAAACTATAGTCGATCGTATTCCAGGGATGGAACAAGTACGAGCTGCCCTCAAAGCGTAG
- a CDS encoding OTU-like cysteine protease, protein MARKRDKIKKGFSPPPAEPAPATGQDDGLEDDLFAQLDARDAETRKEAAEVLQSVESAKATDAAEKSKKDSKSRFQARVTRKAEQRAAELPAVDEASKAQMEREIKEERKQ, encoded by the exons ATGGCACGAAAGAGGGATAAGATCAAAAAGGGTTTCTCACCACCACCCGCCGAACCGGCTCCCGCAACGGGCCAAGATGATGGATTAGAGGATGATCTATTCGCTCAACTTGACGCGCGGGATGCGGAAACTCGGAAAGAGGCAGCGGAAGTACTCCAAAGTGTCGAGAGTGCCAAAGCGACTGATGCAGCAGAGAAATCCAAGAAGGATAGCAAGAGTCGATTCCAGGCAAGAGTG ACTAGGAAAGCTGAGCAGCGAGCGGCCGAACTTCCCGCTGTGGATGAGGCTTCCAAAGCGCAGATGGAGCGCGAGATAAAGGAGGAGAGGAAGCAATAA
- a CDS encoding aldo/keto reductase family protein yields MYAEGTTESHLSLLNLGAATVDTKVYPTEPGWHSPEHLRAKFSESLEKLNRKKVRVFYLHAPDRSVPFEETLGEVDKMHKEGLFEIFGLSNYASWEVAEIVGICKTKGYVQPKIYQAMYNAVTRAIEPELAPCLRKFGIRLVVYNPLAGGFFAGKLSRVDDVPQEGRFKTSDAMGKMYRARYVRENYFTALESLKTVATAHNLRLTEIALRWCQHHSVLKPEDGVILGASSAAQLEQNCTDSAKGALPDEVLKALDDAWELVGSQCPPYWR; encoded by the exons ATGTATGCGGAGGGCACGACTGAATCG CACCTTTCCCTTCTCAATCTTGGCGCCGCAACAGTAGATACTAA GGTCTACCCAACGGAACCTGGCTGGCATTCACCTGAACACCTTCGCGCGAAATTCAGCGAATCTCTCGAAAAACTGAATCGTAAGAAGGTGCGGGTGTTTTATCTTCACGCACCCGATCGCAGTGTGCCATTTGAAGAGACCCTTGGAGAAGTCGACAAAATGCATAAGGAAGGCCTTTT CGAGATATTCGGCTTGTCTAACTATGCTTCATGGGAG GTAGCTGAAATAGTTGGTATATGCAAGACTAAGGGATACGTCCAACCCAAGATCTACCAGGCCATGTATAACGCAGTCACTCGTGCAATTGAGCCG GAACTGGCACCCTGTCTACGCAAATTTGGAATACGTTTGGTTGTATATAATCCTCTTGCTG GGGGATTTTTTGCTGGAAAACTATCAAGAGTAGACGATGTTCCACAGGAAGGGCGGTTTAAGACAAGCGACGCGATGGGTAAAATGTACCG TGCTCGCTACGTGAGGGAAAATTACTTCACTGCTCTTGAGAGTCTGAAGACTGTAGCG ACTGCTCATAACCTACGCCTCACCGAGATCGCCCTCAGGTGGTGCCAACATCACTCTGTATTGAAACCAGAAGATGGAGTAATCTTGG GCGCAAGCAGTGCAGCTCAACTCGAGCAAAATTGCACCGATAGTGCAAAGGGCGCCCTTCCGGACGAAGTACTGAAGGCATTAGATGATGCTTGGGAGTTAGTTGGGTCTCAGTGCCCGCCATACTGGCGCTAG
- a CDS encoding glycoside hydrolase family 6 protein, which translates to MSDNSSQVGDERCAGGYKNRWLVPPDSPGLSFVLFNLDMFKSLSLGSLAVAFLASGVVAQQPEWAQCGGINWTGGKTCASGLSCVKVNDYYYQCQKGSGNTPTTTAATTATTATTSNGGSTPPTTTSGGSTPTSTVGPSDNPYSSDYTVWLSPFYAAEVAAAVKNISDATLAAKAAKVANIPTFTWFDVRAKVPTLGEYLADADAKYKSTGKKQIVQIVVYDLPDRDCHAKASNGELSSANGGEALYKQYIDDIAAWITKYPQIRVVAVVEPDSLANLVTNLSDPRCSAAKEVYTRSTIYAIQKLSQPNIYLYLDAGHAGWLGWPANLPPAAQLFGDLLKSAGGSYRVRGLATNVSNYNAIVAASPDPAASPNPNYDEQHYISALIPYLQQYGFPPHFIVDQGRSGVQNIRDEWGNWCNIEGAGFGLRPGPSTVAGIDQVVWIKPGGESDGTSNTGAVRYDSTCGLNDAKKPAPEAGTWFQAYFVDLVKNAVPAL; encoded by the exons ATGTCGGATAATTCATCGCAGGTTGGTGACGAACGCTG CGCTGGTGGATATAAAAACCGTTGGCTCGTTCCACCAGATTCCCCAGGTCTCTCGTTTGTCTTGTTCAACCTCGACATGTTCAAGTCTCTTTCTCTCGGATCTTTGGCCGTGGCCTTCCTGGCCTCTGGCGTCGTGGCTCAACAACCAGAATGGGCACAATGCGGTGGTATCAACTGGACTG GTGGAAAAACCTGCGCTTCTGGTCTGAGCTGCGTCAAGGTTAACGACTACTACTACCAGTGCCAGAAGGGTTCTGGTAACACACCCACCACTACCGCTGCCACCACTGCCACCACTGCCACCACCAGCAATGGAGGTAGCACTCCTCCTACTACTACTAGTGGCGGCAGCACCCCCACCAGCACCGTCGGTCCCTCGGATAACCCATACAGCTCGGACTACACTGTCTGGCTCTCTCCTTTCTATGCTGCTGAAGTCGCTGCTGCAGTCAAGAACATCTCTGATGCTACCCTCGCTGCAAAGGCCGCCAAGGTTGCGAACATCCCTACCTTCACCTGGTTCGATGTCCGGGCAAAAGTCCCTACTCTCGGTGAATACCTCGCCGACGCCGACGCCAAGTACAAGAGCACCGGCAAGAAgcaaattgtccaaatcGTTGTCTACGATCTTCCGGACCGTGACTGTCATGCTAAGGCCTCTAACGGTGAACTCTCATCTGCCAACGGTGGCGAGGCTCTCTACAAGCAATACATCGACGACATTGCTGCCTGGATTACCA AATACCCCCAGATCCGCGTTGTCGCTGTTGTCGAGCCTGATTCGCTTGCCAACTTGGTCACCAACTTGAGCGATCCTCGTTGCTCTGCTGCCAAGGAGGTCTACACGCGCTCAACCATCTACGCCATCCAGAAACTCAGCCAACCCAACATCTACCTCTACCTTGATGCTGGTCACGCTGGCTGGCTCGGATGGCCCGCCAACCTCCCTCCGGCTGCTCAGCTCTTCGGTGACCTTCTCAAGTCTGCCGGCGGTTCCTACCGTGTTCGTGGTCTTGCTACCA ACGTCTCCAACTACAATGCCATTGTTGCCGCTTCCCCCGACCCAGCCGCTTCCCCCAACCCCAACTACGACGAGCAGCACTACATCTCCGCCCTCATCCCTTACCTCCAGCAATACGGCTTCCCACCCCACTTCATCGTTGACCAGGGCCGCTCTGGTGTCCAGAACATCCGTGACGAGTGGGGCAACTGGTGCAACATTGAGGGTGCTGGATTCGGTCTCCGCCCTGGCCCCAGCACTGTCGCCGGCATTGA CCAAGTCGTCTGGATCAAGCCCGGTGGAGAGAGTGACGGTACCTCCAACACCGGCGCTGTCCGCTACGACTCCACCTGCGGCCTCAACGATGCCAAGAAGCCCGCTCCTGAGGCTGGTACCTGGTTCCAGGCTTACTTCGTTGACCTC GTCAAGAACGCCGTCCCCGCTCTCTAG
- a CDS encoding Fatty acid desaturase produces the protein MATTGPYRRSAASKNEREVIPADLNIPDNYVQHTLETTKPLPPVTMQNWWKELNYLNCVLVGVTPLIAIYGAYTTKLQWQTALFSVFWYFVTGLGITAGYHRLWAHRSYNASKPLEYALAMAGAGAVQGSIKWWSRGHRAHHRYTDTDLDPYGAHHGLLWSHIGWMIFKPRRKPGVADVSDLSKNEIVRWQHRYYLWLILLMAFGIPTLIPGLFWGDWRGGYFYAGAARLCFVHHSTFCVNSLAHWLGETPFDDKHTPRDHLITALVTIGEGYHNFHHQFPMDYRNAIKWYQYDPTKWFITAMSWLGLASHLKVFPDNEVKKGQMTMQLKKIKEVSDKIEWPKSSNDLPVISWHEFQVLAKERNLVLISGFIHDVSSFMEEHPGGRHLLTKMVGKDATTAFFGGVYDHSNAAHNLLAMMRVGVLHGGLELESEKAVPPSQKIRVVSHSELASLTSPNGTEDSFSGSRPRPASPLSDLGSDQGLASSPSSGGEEEDMPRTPTAELSFELPSTTKA, from the exons ATGGCTACCACTGGCCCATACCGCCGATCTGCGGCATCGAAAAATGAGCGCGAGGTTATCCCCGCCGACTTGAACATCCCGGACAACTATGTCCAACACACTCTGGAGACCACAAAACCCCTTCCCCCAGTCACGATGCAGAATTG GTGGAAAGAGCTCAACTATCTCAATTGTGTGCTCGTCGGCGTCACCCCGCTCATTGCCATCTATGGTGCCTATACCACCAAGCTCCAGTGGCAGACCGCACTCTTTTCCGTTTTCTGGTATTTTGTAACTGGCCTCGGTATCACTGCCGGGTATCACCGGCTATGGGCACACCGGTCCTATAACGCTTCAAAGCCGCTCGAGTATGCGCTGGCCATGGCCGGTGCTGGTGCTGTCCAGGGTTCGATCAAGTGGTGGTCCCGCGGACACCGTGCTCACCATCGCTACACCGACACTGATCTCGACCCCTATGGCGCCCACCACGGCCTGCTCTGGTCCCACATTG GCTGGATGATCTTCAAGCCTCGCCGCAAGCCCGGTGTCGCTGATGTCTCCGATCTCTCCAAGAATGAAATTGTCAGGTGGCAGCACCGCTACTACTTGTGGTTGATTTTGCTTATGGCATTCGGTATCCCAACCCTTATCCCTGGTCTCTTCTGGGGTGACTGGCGTGGTGGTTACTTCTATGCTGGTGCCGCGCGCCTGTGCTTCGTCCATCACTCTACTTTCTGCGTCAACTCGCTCGCACACTGGCTCGGAGAGACTCCCTTCGATGACAAGCACACTCCTCGGGACCATCTTATTACCGCCTTGGTTACCATCGGCGAAGGCTACCATAacttccaccaccagttCCCCATGGACTATCGCAATGCCATCAAGTGGTACCAATATGACCCCACCAAGTGGTTCATCACTGCTATGTCCTGGTTGGGCCTTGCCAGCCATCTCAAGGTTTTCCCCGACAACGAGGTCAAGAAGGGCCAGATGACCATGCAGCTCAAGaagatcaaggaagtctCGGATAAGATCGAGTGGCCAAAGAGCTCCAATGACCTTCCAGTCATTTCCTGGCACGAGTTCCAAGTCTTGGCTAAGGAGCGTAATCTCGTTCTCATCTCTGGCTTTATCCACGATGTCTCGTCTTTCATGGAGGAGCACCCTGGTGGCAGGCATCTGTTGACCAAGATGGTTGGCAAAGACGCAACTACCGCGTTCTTCGGAGGCGTCTATGATCACTCCAATGCCGCTCACAACTTGCTCGCCATGATGCGCGTCGGTGTCCTCCACGGTGGTCTGGAACTCGAGTCTGAGAAGGCTGTTCCTCCCTCACAGAAGATCCGAGTTGTCTCTCATTCCGAGCTCGCATCTCTTACGAGCCCCAACGGTACCGAGGACAGCTTCAGTGGCAGCCGACCCCGACCTGCATCTCCTCTTTCCGATTTGGGAAGCGACCAGGGCCTCGCGTCGAGTCCTTCTAGCGGCGGCGAAGAAGAGGACATGCCCAGGACACCCACAGCCGAGCTTAGCTTCGAGCTCCCATCCACGACCAAGGCTTGA
- a CDS encoding SH3 domain-containing protein produces MKFASPLPVSLPKECDKATKILLSFVDGRNDGLDGLIPRQILEQAHGFAIFTVVKAGFLFSARAGSGIVIARLHDGTWSAPSAIGTAGMGVGGQAGAEMTDFLIVLNTRAAVKSFMSAGSLTLGGNMSLAVGPIGRNGGADVALNTKGKVAAMYSYSRTKGLFGGISVEGSIIVERQDANAIAYDADVTSKQLLSGVVPTPPWAQTLVRALERCTGLPTGQKWIQEDRTGSDVSGGYHFGGVGSSSNQSSPRGGIIDRTKRMSGVFSPPWGKKKESTSYFPDPDDDYTNEAPSAATRSPFASPVDHRKSTSVSSKPTDRLDGFDTHFESDFDPSRTAEPTRVSRDLPRKSIEDYETRMRQNASPYSALSNTSPTQTQFSDISAQQRLALNRNFSSKSNGTGGSFFGRSKENNNENGSPSNGRPTSTYGGIGGWGARFTKKETERKEVDLMTGDDDEDPFNSFHDSPTKTTTNGNGLARGSFDSGGPWSSSVASNGHGSSNGRGFYPGLVETDLNIANKDANVWEDDPFGQKPARQPTPKISTKPGLRDPQAEGVARAIALFDFIAQESGDLSFNKGDIITVMKKTNSTDDWWTGKLNGKQGIFPANFTEVV; encoded by the exons ATGAAGTTCGCATCCCCACTGCCTGTGAG TTTACCGAAAGAGTGCGACAAGGCGACCAAAATACTATTATCTTTTGTGGACGGGAGAAATGATGGCCTCGACGGT CTTATCCCCCGACAAATTCTCGAACAAGCTCACGGCTTTGCTATATTCACCGTAGTCAAAGCCGGCTTTCTGTTCTCTGCACGAGCGGGGAGCGGCATCGTCATTGCTCGATTACACGACGGTA CATGGAGTGCTCCCAGTGCGATCGGCACAGCTGGGATGGGCGTAGGAGGCCAGGCGGGCGCCGAAATGACAGACTTTCTCATCGTCCTCAACACTCGAGCA GCCGTCAAATCATTCATGTCTGCAGGGTCTCTCACTCTGGGAGGTAATATGAGCCTCGCGGTCGGTCCGATTGGACGTAATGGGGGTGCCGATGTCGCTCTCAACACCAAGGGCAAGGTCGCTGCCATGTACTCGTACAGCCGGACCAAGGGGCTATTCGGCGGTATAAGCGTGGAGGGATCTATTATCGTCGAACGCCAAGACGCAAACGCTATCGCTTACGATGCTGATGTTACATCAAAACAGCTCCTCAGTGGAGTTGTTCCAACCCCACCATGGGCTCAAACCCTCGTTCGTGCTTTGGAACGCTGCACAGGCCTGCCTACCGGCCAAAAATGGATTCAAGAGGATCGGACGGGGAGCGACGTGAGCGGAGGATACCATTTCGGGGGTGTCGGATCTTCCAGTAACCAGTCTAGCCCCAGAGGCGGAATTATTGATCGCACCAAACGAATGTCCGGGGTATTTTCACCACCTTGGGgcaaaaagaaagaaagcaCAAGTTATTTCCCTGATCCAGACGACGACTATACCAACGAGGCGCCAAGCGCTGCTACCCGGTCACCCTTTGCTTCTCCGGTCGATCACCGCAAATCGACCTCGGTTTCGAGTAAACCTACGGATAGGCTCGACGGCTTTGATACCCATTTCGAGTCTGATTTCGACCCGTCGCGGACGGCAGAGCCGACTCGTGTTTCAAGAGACCTTCCGCGCAAGTCGATTGAAGATTACGAAACACGCATGCGCCAAAATGCCTCCCCCTATAGCGCATTAAGCAACACTTCGCCTACCCAAACACAGTTTTCGGATATATCAGCCCAGCAGCGATTGGCTCTGAATAGGAACTTTTCGTCCAAGAGCAACGGTACCGGCGGTTCGTTCTTTGGCCGAAGCAAGGAAAATAACAACGAGAATGGCTCGCCTAGCAATGGTCGTCCGACCTCTACATATGGGGGCATCGGGGGATGGGGCGCCCGTTTTACAAAGAAGGAAACCGAGCGCAAAGAGGTTGATCTAATGACCggcgacgacgacgaagacCCGTTCAACTCTTTCCACGATTCACCCACAAAGACGACGACAAACGGAAACGGACTGGCGCGAGGTAGCTTTGATAGCGGCGGACCATGGAGTTCGAGCGTTGCAAGCAACGGGCACGGCTCTTCGAACGGTCGAGGCTTTTACCCCGGACTTGTTGAAACTGACTTGAATATTGCCAACAAGGACGCCAACGTCTGGGAGGACGATCCGTTTGGCCAGAAACCAGCTCGCCAGCCCACCCCCAAAATTTCTACAAAACCTGGGCTTCGAGACCCCCAGGCCGAGGGCGTTGCTCGGGCAATTGCATTGTTTGATTTCATTGCTCAAGAG TCGGGCGATTTGTCATTTAACAAGGGAGATATTATCACAGTCATGAAAAAGACAAATTCAACAGACGATTG GTGGACAGGCAAACTCAATGGAAAACAGGGCATTTTCCCAGCCAACTTCACTGAAGTAGTGTAA
- a CDS encoding SH3 domain-containing protein, translating to MRVAALLLAIPSVLAFDYVVGVGKDETTGQLGMGFDPSSVRPQAGDKIVFEFRAGSHSAVESTFKDPCIPKPGGYNSGVITVADGTPVDSKGLPTTEYIVKDTNPVWFFDQAGGLCTKGAVFSINPELTHDGQNAGQFRANAEASDPTTASVAPTSSSASSTASSPRQELRQDPPPAPPQPRTQAPTRLLAWLAFRWVLF from the exons ATGCGCGTCGCTGCTCTTTTGCTCGCTATTCCCTCTGTGCTGGCATTTGATTATGTTGTTGGGGTTGGCAAGGATGAGACGAC TGGTCAGCTCGGAATGGGCTTTGACCCTAGCTCGGTTCGTCCTCAG GCTGGAGACAAGATTGTTTTCGAGTTTCGCGCCGGCAGCCACAGTGCTGTAG AATCAACTTTCAAGGATCCTTGTATCCCCAAGCCCGGTGGATACAACTCTGGTGTCATCACGGTCGCCGATGGCACACCTGTTGACTCGAAAGGTCTCCCGACGACCGAATATATAGTCAAGGATACCAACCCCGTTTGGTTCTTCGATCAGGCTGGTGGCCTGTGCACCAAGGGTGCGGTCTT CTCCATTAATCCCGAGCTCACTCATG ATGGCCAAAATGCCGGTCAATTCCGCGCAAATGCCGAGGCATCTGATCCAACTACTGCTTCGGTCGCACCGACCTCGTCAAGCGCATCTTCGACCGCTAGCAGTCCTCGACAGGAACTTCGGCAGGATCCGCCTCCAGCCCCACCACAACCGCGAACCCAAGCACCAACTCGGCTACTAGCATGGCTAGCTTTTCGATGGGTGCTGTTCTAG
- a CDS encoding cyclin-dependent kinase: MSNYVQLEKLGEGTYATVFKGRSRTTNEIVALKEIHLDAEEGTPSTAIREISLMKELKHVNIVRLHDVIHTETKLVLIFEYCEQDLKKYMDTHGERGALDPNTVRSFMYQLLKGTAFCHDNRVLHRDLKPQNLLINRKGELKLGDFGLARAFGVPVNTFSNEVVTLWYRAPDVLLGSRTYNTSIDVWSCGCIFAEMITGVPLFRGRDNQDQLLNIMRIIGTPDERVLRKIAADSPEIQLKQYPRYPKVPWQQVVPKATPQGLCISHTIAGLLSQSFVIHSDRSPRTPLQFDPTKRITAQELFLTHTLQLPLALHVQPAAICVPQQAADHAFPTQMADARQQQQQQLAYQQQQMQQQMQQSGPPNQYYTPSGQYTQQYGQGR, encoded by the exons ATGAGCAACTACGTTCAACTCGAGAAACTCGGTGAGGGTACCTATGCCACTGTCTTCAAG GGACGTTCACGCACGACCAATGAAATCGTCGCACTCAAGGAGATCCATCTCGATGCGGAAGAAGGCACACCATCGACGGCCATTCGCGAGATCTCGCTCATGAAGGAACTTAAGCATGTCAATATCGTCCGTTTACATGATGTCATCCACACCGAAACCAAGCTCGTTCTCATCTTCGAGTACTGCGAGCAAGATCTTAAGAAGTACATGGATACACATGGCGAACGTGGTGCACTCGACCCGAACACTGTGCGCAGTTTCATGTACCAATTGCTCAAGGGCACCGCATTTTGCCACGACAATCGTGTGCTTCACCGTGACCTGAAACCCCAGAACTTGCTCATTAATCGCAAAGGCGAGCTCAAGCTCGGCGATTTTGGTCTTGCGAGAGCATTTGGTGTGCCAGTCAACACGTTCTCAAATGAG GTCGTCACCCTGTGGTACCGCGCTCCAGACGTACTGCTCGGTTCTCGGACGTACAATACGTCAATCGACGTCTGGTCTTGTGGATGTATTTTCGCGGAGATGATCACTGGTGTACCCCTATTCCGCGGGCGCGATAACCAGGACCAACTGCTGAACATTATGAGGATCATTGGGACTCCCGATGAACGGGTACTCCGTAAAATTGCGGCTGACTCG CCCGAGATCCAGCTCAAGCAGTACCCGAGATACCCCAAGGTTCCCTGGCAGCAAGTCGTTCCCAAGGCCACTCCCCAAGGTTTGTGCATATCGCATACAATCGCCGGGCTCCTATCTCAATCATTTGTTATTCACAGCGATCGATCTCCTCGAACGCCTCTGCAATTCGACCCAACCAAGCGTATCACTGCCCAAGAGCTCTTTCTCACCCATACTTTACAACTCCCTCTAGCGCTCCATGTTCAACCAGCCGCAATTTGCGTACCCCAACAGGCAGCTGATCATGCATTCCCAACCCAGATGGCTGACGCTCgtcaacagcaacaacagcaactGGCGTATCAACAGCAGCAGATGCAGCAGCAAATGCAACAGAGCGGACCCCCTAACCAGTACTACACGCCTTCGGGGCAGTACACTCAACAATACGGGCAGGGTCGTTAA